From Papaver somniferum cultivar HN1 unplaced genomic scaffold, ASM357369v1 unplaced-scaffold_99, whole genome shotgun sequence, the proteins below share one genomic window:
- the LOC113346397 gene encoding uncharacterized protein DKFZp434B061-like encodes MADRPHVPYNTPPSSPYRHPPSRNPRSRKTSSSSGPRVSSQKKGDPPRGSRVVNRPSPNPSPQRSEPMNFQPLRSVAHIKAPSQKPKASQTTVLVKDPSSKGVASKANLSRNAATNRKASEMSPPKKPSSGKAVSSEAAPVI; translated from the exons ATGGCTGATCGTCCTCATGTTCCTTATAATACACCCCCATCGAGCCCTTATAGACATCCTCCGTCTAGAA ATCCTCGTTCTCGCAAGACTTCATCTTCATCGGGTCCTAGGGTTTCTTCTCAGAAAAAGGGAGATCCGCCTAGAGGTTCTCGTGTTGTTAATCGTCCTTCTCCTAACCCTTCTCCTCAGCGTTCGGAGCCGATGAATTTTCAGCCTCTTCGTTCTGTGGCTCATATTAAGGCGCCTTCTCAAAAACCCAAGGCTTCGCAAACCACTGTCTTGGTGAAGGACCCTTCTTCCAAAGGGGTTGCATCGAAGGCAAACTTGTCAAGGAATGCTGCAACTAATAGAAAGGCTTCGGAGATGAGTCCTCCAAAGAAGCCATCGTCAGGCAAGGCCGTATCTTCCGAGGCTGCTCCAGTTATCTGA